Proteins encoded together in one Quercus lobata isolate SW786 chromosome 3, ValleyOak3.0 Primary Assembly, whole genome shotgun sequence window:
- the LOC115979794 gene encoding galactinol synthase 2-like, with product MAPNITTNTVSMPSKAYVTFLAGNGDYVKGVVGLAKGLRKVKTKYPLVVAILPDVPEDHREILVSQGCIVREIEPVYPPENQTQFAMAYYVINYSKLRIWEFVEYSKMIYLDGDIQVFENIDHLFDLPDNHFYAVMDCFCEKNWSNTPQHKIGYCQQCPDKVNWPAELGPKPPLYFNAGFFVYEPKLSTYHELLETLQVTSPTTFAEQDFLNMFFKDIYKPISPIYNLVLAMLWRHPENIEFDKVKIVHYCANGSKPWRYTGEEENMDREDIKLLVKKWWDIYNDESLDYKNTMASVEAKAGVEKNGLKRFLTAVSEAVGHYINAPSAA from the exons ATGGCTCCTAACATCACCACCAACACCGTTAGCATGCCTAGCAAGGCCTATGTCACTTTTTTGGCTGGTAACGGGGACTATGTGAAAGGTGTGGTTGGCTTAGCCAAGGGCCTGAGAAAGGTCAAGACCAAGTACCCTTTAGTGGTTGCAATTTTGCCTGATGTCCCTGAGGACCACCGTGAAATATTGGTTTCACAAGGTTGCATAGTGAGGGAGATTGAGCCTGTCTACCCACCTGAGAACCAAACCCAATTTGCCATGGCCTACTATGTTATCAACTACTCCAAGCTTCGTATTTGGGAG TTTGTGGAGTACAGCAAGATGATTTACCTAGATGGAGACATTCAAGTGTTTGAAAACATTGATCACCTCTTTGACTTACCGGACAACCACTTCTATGCTGTCATGGACTGCTTTTGTGAGAAAAATTGGAGCAACACTCCACAACACAAGATTGGCTATTGCCAGCAGTGCCCTGACAAGGTTAACTGGCCTGCTGAGCTTGGCCCCAAGCCTCCCCTATACTTCAATGCTGGCTTCTTTGTGTATGAGCCTAAACTATCCACATACCATGAACTCCTTGAGACCCTTCAAGTTACCTCTCCTACAACTTTTGCTGAGCAG GACTTTTTGAATATGTTCTTCAAGGATATTTACAAGCCAATCTCTCCAATTTACAATCTTGTACTTGCCATGTTATGGCGTCATCCTGAAAATATTGAGTTTGACAAAGttaaaattgttcactattgTGCTAAT GGCTCTAAGCCATGGAGGTACACCGGTGAGGAAGAGAACATGGACCGTGAAGACATCAAGTTGCTAGTGAAGAAATGGTGGGACATATATAATGATGAGTCATTGGACTACAAGAACACAATGGCTTCTGTAGAGGCTAAAGCTGGTGTTGAGAAAAATGGCTTGAAACGATTCTTGACAGCAGTGTCAGAGGCTGTTGGTCACTACATTAATGCCCCATCTGCTGCTTAG